Proteins encoded by one window of Maliibacterium massiliense:
- a CDS encoding patatin-like phospholipase family protein — protein MITTYREKYKDIKVGLALGAGGFRGMSHIGILQVFEEEGIPIRMVSGCSMGSIIAAIYACGTPVDMMEKIACSLSDRELFDLTMPRMGFVKGDKMESVVKTLTADRSFQDIAFPLAIIAAELCSDRLVTFKTGDEEKLARAVRASCAIPGIFAPVPYKEDGLLVDGGMLVRVPLEQCRMLGADVVIGVDVAFRGWPQQPKNVIDIIASSIDLLQWEVTKLLIKPDDLVITPDVQRFDPMHPREQEACIQEGRKAAKAMLPEIYRRLDAAVEALHPEALEG, from the coding sequence ATGATTACGACCTACAGGGAAAAATACAAGGATATCAAAGTGGGCCTGGCGCTGGGCGCGGGCGGCTTTCGGGGGATGAGCCACATCGGCATACTGCAGGTGTTCGAAGAGGAAGGCATCCCCATCCGCATGGTCAGCGGCTGCAGCATGGGTTCCATCATCGCCGCCATCTACGCCTGCGGCACGCCGGTAGATATGATGGAAAAGATCGCGTGCAGCCTGAGCGACCGGGAGCTCTTTGACCTCACCATGCCGCGTATGGGGTTTGTCAAGGGGGATAAGATGGAGTCGGTCGTCAAGACCCTGACGGCGGACCGCTCCTTTCAGGACATCGCCTTTCCTCTGGCGATCATCGCCGCGGAGCTGTGCTCTGACCGGCTGGTGACCTTTAAGACGGGGGACGAAGAAAAGCTCGCCCGTGCCGTGCGCGCCAGCTGCGCGATCCCGGGCATCTTCGCGCCCGTGCCCTATAAGGAGGACGGCCTGCTTGTGGACGGCGGCATGCTGGTGCGCGTGCCGCTGGAGCAGTGCCGCATGCTGGGGGCGGATGTGGTGATCGGCGTGGACGTGGCGTTTCGCGGCTGGCCACAGCAGCCCAAAAACGTCATCGATATCATCGCCTCGTCCATCGACCTGTTGCAGTGGGAGGTCACCAAGCTGCTCATCAAGCCCGACGACCTGGTCATCACGCCCGACGTGCAGCGCTTTGACCCCATGCACCCGCGCGAGCAGGAGGCGTGCATCCAGGAGGGACGCAAGGCGGCAAAGGCGATGCTGCCGGAGATCTACCGCAGGCTGGACGCGGCGGTGGAGGCCCTGCATCCCGAGGCGCTGGAGGGCTGA